A genomic stretch from Arachis stenosperma cultivar V10309 chromosome 3, arast.V10309.gnm1.PFL2, whole genome shotgun sequence includes:
- the LOC130967262 gene encoding ent-kaurenoic acid oxidase 2-like, with the protein MVVLGLSAGVVTALLGIVLVVTLIVKNVNWFLYEAKLGGKKRSLLPPGDLGLPFVGNMWSFLSAYKSPNPETFINSFYSRYGKTGMYKSLMFGSPGIIVTTPELSRKILTDDENFKLGWPRSTIELVGEKSFIAMGDEDHKRLRRLTSASINGLEPLSMYLAFMDELMKNELEKWSKMGQIELLTELRRLTFKIIIHIFLGASSTSVMEALEKEYTKLNYGMRALRIDLPGFAFHKAFKARKNLVSIFQNVVNERRKEKLENPNKTAKDMLDQLIDAEDENGRKLADDEVIDIMIMYLNAGHESSGHTTMWATLILQQHPQYFQKAKQEQEEIVKRRPPNQKGMTMKEYRQMDFLSKAIDETMRYITFSLMTFREAKRDVKLNGFLIPKGWKVFVWYRAIHQDPQVYPNPRIFDPSRFDAPRKAGEFLPFGLGTRLCPGNELAKLEITVFLHHFLLNYKLEHTNPNAPIMFLPHTRPVDNCLARVVRLTPYSN; encoded by the exons ATGGTGGTGTTGGGTCTTTCTGCTGGTGTGGTTACGGCCTTGTTGGGTATAGTTTTGGTGGTAACTTTGATAGTAAAGAATGTGAACTGGTTTCTTTACGAAGCTAAGTTGGGAGGGAAGAAGCGCAGTCTTCTTCCGCCGGGTGACTTGGGTTTACCTTTTGTTGGTAATATGTGGTCTTTCCTCTCTGCTTACAAATCTCCCAATCCTGAAACTTTTATCAACTCATTCTACTCCag GTATGGAAAAACTGGAATGTACAAGTCTCTAATGTTCGGAAGCCCAGGGATCATTGTTACAACTCCCGAATTGAGCAGAAAGATTCTGACAGATGATGAAAACTTCAAGCTTGGGTGGCCTCGTTCAACAATTGAACTTGTTGGAGAGAAATCTTTCATTGCAATGGGCGATGAAGATCACAAGCGTCTTAGGCGTTTGACTTCTGCTTCAATCAACGGCTTGGAACCACTTTCCATGTACTTGGCTTTCATGGACGAACTCATGAAAAACGAATTGGAAAAATGGTCTAAGATGGGTCAAATTGAGTTGTTGACTGAACTCAGAAGGCTTACCTTCAAGATCATCATCCACATTTTCCTTGGCGCCTCCAGCACTTCTGTTATGGAAGCTTTGGAAAAGGAATACACTAAGCTCAACTATGGCATGAGAGCTTTGCGCATTGATCTTCCTGGTTTTGCATTCCACAAAGCCTTCAAG GCTAGAAAGAATCTGGTTAGCATATTTCAAAATGTTGTGAATGAGAGGAGAAAGGAGAAGTTAGAAAATCCAAACAAAACAGCAAAAGATATGTTGGATCAACTGATTGATGCTGAAGACGAGAACGGTAGGAAATTGGCTGATGATGAAGTGATTGACATTATGATAATGTATTTGAATGCTGGACATGAATCTTCTGGACACACTACCATGTGGGCTACTTTAATCCTTCAACAGCACCCTCAGTATTTCCAAAAGGCTAAGCAAGAACAGGAAGAGATCGTAAAGCGGAGGCCACCAAATCAGAAGGGTATGACAATGAAGGAATATAGGCAGATGGATTTCCTCTCTAAG GCAATTGATGAAACTATGCGCTATATTACTTTCTCTTTGATGACATTCCGGGAGGCAAAGCGTGATGTCAAACTGAATG GTTTTCTTATTCCCAAAGGTTGGAAGGTTTTTGTTTGGTATAGGGCTATTCACCAAGACCCTCAGGTTTATCCTAATCCAAGGATATTTGATCCTTCCAGATTCGAT GCCCCCCGCAAGGCTGGTGAATTTCTCCCATTTGGGTTAGGAACTAGATTGTGTCCTGGGAATGAGCTTGCCAAATTGGAAATCACTGTGTTTCTTCATCACTTTCTGCTGAACTACAA GCTTGAGCATACAAATCCAAATGCTCCAATAATGTTCCTTCCCCATACAAGGCCCGTGGACAATTGCTTGGCTAGAGTTGTCAGACTTACTCCTTATTCCAATTAG
- the LOC130967263 gene encoding ent-kaurenoic acid oxidase 2-like, whose amino-acid sequence MVVVGLSAGVVTAMLGIVLVVTLIVKNVNWFLYEAKLGAKKRSLLPPGDLGLPFVGNMWSFLSAYKSPNPETFINSFYSRYGKTGMYKSLMFGSPGIIVTTPELSRKILTDDENFKLGWPRSTIELVGEKSFIAMGDEDHKRLRRLTSASINGLEPLSMYLAFMDELMKNELEKWSKMGQIELLTELRRLTFKIIIHIFLGASSTSVMEALEQEYTKLNYGMRALRIDFPGFAFHKAFKARKNLVSIFQNVVNERRKEEKLENPNKTAKDMLDQLIDAEDENGRKLADDEVIDIMIMYLNAGHESSGHTTMWATLILQQHPQYFQKAKQEQEEIVKRRSPNQKGMTMKEYRQMDFLSKAIDETMRYITFSLMTFREAKRDVKLNGFLIPKGWKVFVWYRAIHQDPQVYPNPRIFDPSRFDVPRKAGEFLPFGLGTRLCPGNELAKLEITVFLHHFLLNYKLEHTNPNAPIMFLPHTRPVDNCLARVVRLTPYSN is encoded by the exons ATGGTGGTGGTAGGACTTTCTGCTGGTGTGGTTACGGCCATGTTGGGTATAGTTTTGGTGGTAACTTTGATTGTAAAGAATGTGAACTGGTTTCTTTATGAAGCTAAGTTGGGAGCTAAGAAGCGCAGTCTTCTTCCGCCGGGTGACTTGGGTTTACCTTTTGTTGGTAATATGTGGTCTTTCCTCTCTGCTTACAAATCTCCCAATCCTGAAACTTTTATCAACTCATTCTACTCCag GTATGGAAAAACTGGAATGTACAAGTCCCTAATGTTCGGAAGCCCAGGGATCATTGTTACAACACCCGAATTGAGCAGAAAGATTCTGACAGATGATGAAAACTTCAAGCTTGGGTGGCCTCGTTCGACAATTGAACTTGTTGGAGAGAAATCTTTCATTGCAATGGGCGATGAAGATCACAAGCGTCTTAGGCGTTTGACTTCTGCTTCAATCAACGGCTTGGAACCACTTTCCATGTATTTGGCTTTCATGGACGAACTCATGAAAAACGAATTGGAAAAATGGTCTAAGATGGGTCAAATTGAGTTGTTGACTGAACTCAGAAGGCTTACCTTCAAGATCATCATCCACATTTTCCTTGGCGCCTCCAGCACTTCTGTTATGGAAGCTTTGGAACAGGAATATACCAAGCTCAACTATGGCATGAGAGCTTTGCGCATTGATTTTCCTGGTTTTGCATTCCACAAAGCCTTCAAG GCTAGAAAGAATCTAGTTAGCATATTTCAAAATGTTGTGAATGAGAGGAGAAAGGAGGAGAAGTTAGAAAATCCAAACAAAACCGCAAAAGATATGTTGGATCAACTGATTGATGCTGAAGACGAGAACGGTAGGAAATTGGCTGATGATGAAGTGATTGACATTATGATAATGTATTTGAATGCTGGACATGAATCTTCTGGACACACTACCATGTGGGCCACTTTGATCCTTCAACAGCACCCTCAGTATTTCCAAAAGGCTAAGCAAGAACAGGAAGAGATCGTGAAGAGGAGGTCACCAAATCAGAAGGGTATGACAATGAAGGAATATAGGCAGATGGATTTCCTCTCTAAG GCAATTGATGAAACTATGCGCTATATTACTTTCTCTTTGATGACATTCCGGGAGGCAAAGCGTGATGTCAAACTGAATG GTTTTCTTATTCCCAAAGGTTGGAAGGTTTTTGTTTGGTATAGGGCTATTCACCAAGACCCTCAGGTTTATCCTAATCCAAGGATATTTGATCCTTCCAGATTCGAT GTCCCCCGCAAGGCTGGTGAATTTCTGCCATTTGGGTTGGGAACCAGATTGTGCCCTGGGAATGAGCTTGCCAAATTGGAAATCACAGTGTTTCTTCATCACTTTCTGTTGAACTACAA GCTTGAGCATACAAATCCAAATGCTCCAATAATGTTCCTTCCCCATACAAGGCCCGTGGACAATTGCTTGGCTAGAGTTGTCAGACTTACTCCTTATTCCAATTAG
- the LOC130967690 gene encoding uncharacterized protein LOC130967690: MASVSGNMKGFYRQKKSNTKSSKKASAKSSKKASAKSDATQPTALDSHGDDYSAGEAMLRQFDMNMAYGPCAGMTRTARWERAQKLGLNPPQEIEKLLKSGKVQNESLWDGRI, encoded by the exons atggcttcAGTTTCCGGCAACATGAAGGGTTTCTACAGGCAGAAGAAAAGCAACACCAAATCTTCCAAGAAAGCCTCTGCCAAGTCTTCCAAGAAAGCCTCTGCCAAGTCAGATGCAACCCAACCTACGGCTCTCGACTCTCACGGAG ATGATTACAGTGCTGGCGAGGCAATGCTTCGGCAATTCGACATGAACATGGCGTATGGCCCTTGCGCTGGGATGACAAGGACGGCACGGTGGGAGCGTGCGCAGAAGCTTGGTCTCAACCCTCCACAGGAAATCGAGAAGCTCTTGAAGAGTGGCAAGGTTCAGAACGAGTCCTTGTGGGATGGTCGCATTTAG